In the Populus trichocarpa isolate Nisqually-1 chromosome 1, P.trichocarpa_v4.1, whole genome shotgun sequence genome, AGGTATGCTGAGCCACCTAGTTCAATCCCATAAACctagatttgttttattttttttctttgttgtttttattcgttgatatttttttttgctattttataggattttcaagttttttaattttatgttttattttttaaaaaattaatttttttttggttatttgagggatatttttatataaaaaacaacatataagagaaaatataaatatatttctaatcaagatttatttttgttttttttatataaaaaaacagctaTACAAAATACACAACCTAATATATATTtgcaatcaaattaataattaaagatatatttaagttgctaaaacataattttttttaaataaaattaaaatatagtaaTCAATATATTCACCACTTCAAATGCATGGGCAAAAAAGGATGAATAAGGCatcatttaattgatttaattatcattatttaatagtttcaagtaattataaaaattaaattataaataacttcTTACATACACTATTTcaacattataatatattataatatttaatttcattttgtttccaTGGGAGacccaacatgtttttttttttagtttcagcttttaatatatatattttttaattttatccttcaatatttatttgattttgaattagtctttatatattatttttatttgacccatataaatttataatacaaattaaccttaattaatttaaattaatttaatatatcactatctcaatattttaaaataatattcatttagaatttatacattaaaaaaaacttagtacaACCTTCAACGTAGGCTTAAGTTAGTTTTAGGCTAAAACATCTAGAAATATCACTTAGGCAACATAGCAAATTAGAAATAATTGCTAATTAATTGTATCCCACACCCTTGCACGCTTCTATCATAGTTTATGTTCAGGCAAAGCACttgtgaatttgtgattttttttctcatttcactcacgTATTTACATCCTTGATGAGCTTGTGATTCAAGCTTGGATTCCTTATCAGGTTCATGCACTCTTAAAGATGATTAGCAACTAAATGAGGCTTGACAACATTGGGAAAAAAAGTATATCAGATTTAATTCTGTTGCTTCTTTGCAGCAATACATATATTGCCAGTAGCAGCAAATGAGAATTACAAGttcaaacaagaagagaaaaggcACCACTATTGTAACTTCTAATGGGCTTAATGCTACTTCCTGGACCAAGGATTAGGCATAGATGCAGTTACTATAACCTGCAAGTTGACACAAGAAACTGTCGTAAGCATGACATGATTATTGCCAGCAGGTTAACATATTGCATCATTCATGTAGTTCTTACTTGGATCAGTCACGACAATGAGGCCAGAGTTCCTGAAATCGCAATTCCAGTGGTTCCTTCCCTTACATTGGTAATACAGATTCATAGCTATGGATGCATGGTTTATGAGACTATCTGGAGAGAAGCAAGGGCAACCCTTTTGTAGAATCTGGCAATCCACGTGAGCGCATGCGTAATTGATATTCGCTAGTAAAGTTGCTTGGTCTGACGATGGCTTGGCCACACACCAAGTTTTCTGTAATATTATTTATGGTCAATGAGAATCTCTGAATAAAGACAACGCAGTTGGATACGATACTTTGTATTGTGTTGTGTGAAGAAAGAAGTTGATAGTACTAACTACCTGTTCATTAGCCATGACCGAACCCCCCCCTGCAAAAATATGAACAGAGAAGAAATCCCAGAATCAGGCCATTTGCCAAGTAACTGATCAGTTTATTGATGTAATCATTATATATAGACCCACCTCAGATCTAAAGACACAAGAAATCCCACCACATTGTGCTTTCAAAAAAGGAAGTAGGCATAAAAGTGAAAGAGAAGCAATGACTACAGCATCAGCCCTTTAAAGTACCTATGAGACAAGACATTATACCTGAACTGAGGTAAAGTAGTAGGAGCAAAAGAGAGAGAGCTGCCATTGCTTTAGCCATTGATTTGTTTCTGCTGTACCTCGCAACTGACTTTTGTAATGAGAGTaacaatgattttgattttttgaggtTTGTACAAAGGAATGAAAGGCAGTtaggtttaaataaaaatgaaggtaTAACGGCTATATTGATTGCATAGCCGTTATGAAAATCGGAAAGGTGGGGAATTTCTTGGGATGAAGAGAAGTCCGACAGGCGTCATGTGACGTTATCACTAACTCCACCTTTCCAACCCCACTTTAACCCTATCT is a window encoding:
- the LOC7459130 gene encoding glucan endo-1,3-beta-glucosidase, which translates into the protein MAKAMAALSLLLLLLYLSSGGGSVMANEQKTWCVAKPSSDQATLLANINYACAHVDCQILQKGCPCFSPDSLINHASIAMNLYYQCKGRNHWNCDFRNSGLIVVTDPSYSNCIYA